The following DNA comes from Gemmatimonadota bacterium.
CGGGAGTACGGCGCAGAGCCGTCGGCGGAGACGCGGGCGCTGATCGAGGCCATCCGCGCAGATCGGGGAGTGGCCGCGGCGGCGGAGGACTCGGGTGTGCCGCAACCCGCTGCGCCACGCGCGGCCGTCACGCCGGTGGCGGCCCCAGACCATGCCGCTCTGCCCCTCAGGCCGCCCCGCCGCCTGCACTGGTCTCGCCTGGCCCGCTCGCTGGCCTGGACAGGACGGGCCCGGACCCTGGCGGGCGCCGCACTCGCGCTCCTGCTCCTGGCCAGCGTGGCGGTCTGGCGATACGGCAGCCTGGGGCCGCGGGCAGGCGCGCCCGTCACCAGGGTCGCGGTATTCCCCTTCTCGCTGCGCGGCAGCCCGGAGCTCGACTATCTGCGCGAGGGCGTGGCCGAGCTGCTCAGCACCAGCCTCGACGGCGCTGGTCAGATGGTGACGGTGGACGCGCGCGCACTCCTCAGCCTGCTAAGCCGGGAGAAGGGCGTGCCCGGTCCGGACCGGGCCCGAGAGCTGGCCGCCCGCCTCGGCGCCGGCTCGCTCGTGCTGGGCAGTATTATCGAGGCAGGCGGGCGGCTCGAGCTCACGGCGTCGCTCTACGGCCGGGACGGAACCGTCGAGACCGTGGCCCGTGCGGGAACGTCTCGCGAGGAGGGGATTTTCGATGTGGTCGATCAGCTAGCCCGTGGCCTGGTGGCCGGTGAGTACGCGGGGCCGCGCGGCCGACTCACGCGTCTGGCCACCTTGACCACCCCCTCCTTGCCAGCCCTGAAAGCGTATCTGGCAGGGGAAAGCGCCTTGCGGCCCGGCCGCTTCGCGCAAGCGGCCGAGGCGTTCCAGCGGGCCGTAGCCGCCGACACGCTCTTCGCCCTGGGCTACTATCGACTGGCGGTGGCGGCAGGCTGGGCGGCGGACTTCGCTCTGGCGCAGCAGGCCGCCGAGCGAGCGACTCGTCTGGCCCACCGGCTCTCGCCACGCGACCGGCAGTTGTTGACGGCCTACCTGGCCGTGCGTCGGGGGCGCAGCGACGAGGCCGAGAACCTGTACCGCGACATCCTGCGAGTCTACCCGGATGACGTCGAGGCCTGGTACCTGCTGGGCGAGACGCTCTTTCACTACGGGCGCTTCCGCGGCCGTCCCGCGGCGCAGGCGCGGCCAGTGTTCGAGCGCGCCCTGGCACTGGACCCGGAGCACGGCGGGTCGCTGGCACATTTGATGGACCTGGCGGCCATGCAGGGTCGCTTTGCCAGCTACGACTCGCTTCTGGCGCGATCCTTCTCTGAGGGGACGCCTCCCGTCTGGCGCCGCGCCGTCCGCGGCTTCGGCCTGGGCGACGCCCAGGCTCGGGAAAAGCTGCTGGCGGAGCTGCGGCGCACGGCGGACCAGCATGTGGCGCTGAGCAGCCGCCTGGTGGCCACACAGGCGCATGACCTCGAGGGAGCCCGGCAGATCGCGCGGCTGCTGATCGAGCCCACGCGCGCGCCTCAGACACGGGCGCGCGGTCATTTCTTCCTGGCGCAGATCGAACTGGCTCTGGGCCGCTGGCACGCCGCATGGAAGCAACTGGACGGGGCGGAAGAGCTGGATCACGCTTCCGCCCTGGAGCTGCGCGCGCTCTATGCCGCCCTGCCCTTCCTGCCCATCCCCCGGCGCGAAATCGAGCGGGCCCGCGACCGCCTGCTGCACTGGAACGCCGCCGCCGTGCCGCCCCAGCCGGGATCGTTCTACGCCACGCACGACGGACTGCACCCCGTATTTCGCCTCTACCTGCTCGCGCTGCTCAGCCTGCGGCTGGACGACCCCACCGCCGCCGCCGACTTCGCCGCAGAAATTCCACGGGCTGCCGCCCGCGGCGACTCGCTCCACTCCAGCATGCTGGCCCGCAGCGTACAGGCGCAACTCGCGTGGCGGCGCGGGCGGCCGCTCCAGGCCCTGGCCGAGCTGAGCAGCAGCCGCCCAGAAACCTGGGAAGAGAACCTGGGGCGCTCCCCCTTCTTCTCCCAGGCCCACGAGCGCTACCTGCAGGCGGAAATCCTGGCCGAACTCGGGCGGGACCAGGAGGCGCTGGGCGGCTTCGAGTCGCTCGCAGAACACGCCGTCCACGAACTGGTCTACCTGCCCGTGGCCCATTTGCGGCGCGCCGAGATCCACGAGCGAAACCGGCAACAGCAAGCCGCCGCTCAGCACTACGCCCACTTCCTCAAACTGTGGGAGCACTGCGACCCCGAGCTCCTGCCCCTGGTCACAGCGGCCAGACGAAGGCTGGCAGCTCGCGGCGAATAGCCGGTGTTTCATGGGCGGGCGTCGTTGCCTCGGCTGGAAACAATCGAGGTGGGCGCCACGACGGCTGAGCTGGTGGGGCGCCGCGGGAAGGTCGAGAGCGGCAGACCTTTCCGAGGCGTGTATGGGATAGCGCCCGGTTATGCCGCGACTTGGGCGCCTGTGGAAGCGGGTGCGGAAGGAAGCGTCGGCGGGACGGCGTAGACTGCCGATCTCTCGCGAGAATCGCGGCGTACGGAAACGCTACACCGTCCAGTTTGGCGACCATCGCTGGCGCCGGACCTGGGCAGGCGGGTGCGTCCGCCGACGCGACCGCTTCCCGCTCTTGCTGTGCCCGCGGGCATTCCCAGGTACGGCACCAAGGTCGGCCCCGGCCCAGGAATTCGGCACCATTCTTGCCTTGCCCGTGTCCAGGACGAGGTCACCTCGCTTGCAAGAAGATAGATCTTAGCTTGCTCTGGGCGGCGTCGGGTGCCGGTCGGTCCGATTTGCCAGGCCCGGTCTCCGGGCAAAGCCCCGCACAGCCCCGCTCCGACGGAGGAGAGAGGACTGGCGAACGGCAACAATGGACATGGACTGAATGCCTTCGATCTGGCGTTCCACGGAATAATTGGAGAATGTCCTCGGTTGCGGAGCATCTGGCGGCTGGTGAAGCGCTTTGCCGGCACCGACATACCCCTGCTTCTCGAGGGGGAGACGGGAACGGGCAAGGAGCTTTTCGCCAAAGCGATCCACCAGCTCAGCCACCGGAGTTCCGGCCCATTCGCGCCGCTGAACTGCGCGGGCCTGCCGGAAGCCCTGCTGGAGAGCGAGCTCTTCGGTTACGAGAGGGGGGCGTTCACGGGCGCGGCCGGCACGAAGCCGGGGCTCTTCGAGTTTGCGGACGGCGGCACGGTCTTCCTCGACGAGGTTGGGGAGCTGCCGCTCCAGGCCCAGGCGAAGCTGCTCCGGGCCGTGGAGACGCGGAGCATTGTCCGGCTGGGGTCCCGCCAGCTCCGGCCGAAGGTGCTGGACTTCCGCGTGGTGAGCGCAACGAACCGGAACTTGGAGGAGGCTGTGCGGCGGGGCGAGTTCCGCCGGGACCTCTACCACCGCTTGAGCGGCGTAGTCATCGAGCTGCCGGCGCTACGGGAGCGTGTGGGCGACGTGGAGCATCTGGCCCGCAGCTTTTTGGCCCGTTACCGAGAGGTGTATGGAAAGCCGCGGCTGGAGCTGGCGCCGGCGACGCTGGAGGCGTTCCAGCGATCCCCCTGGCCCGGGAACGTGCGCGAGCTGGAACACGCGGTAGCCGCGGCGGCGGCGGCGACGGATGCGGTCATTGAGCCGCAGCATCTGGGCCCGCAGCTCCGGCGGCGCCTCGCGCGGATGGGCGAGGACGCGGCCGGCCCGGGCCCGCGGGTGGAGATCCGCGTGCGGTACCCGTGCTCGCTGGCCACGCCTGTGGACCTGAAACAGATCAAGGCGGAGATAGCGCGGGATGCGGAGGCGCAGGTCGTGGCCGCGGCGCGGCGGCTCCACCACGATTTGACCCGGGAAGAGCTGGCGCAGTTCCTGGCGGTGGATGCGAAGACGCTGCGGCATATGCTCCGATTCCTCCAGCGGGCGCCGGCCGCGGCGCCGCGGGAGGCGGGTGTGTCCGCATGACGCCGTAGGTTGCCGCTCAGCGGGGCGGCAGCAGTTGCTGCTGGGCGAGGCGCTCGACGGCCTGGCGGAAGTTGCGGCCGTGGACCCGGAACGCCTCGTAGGACGCGGCGGCCCCGTGCCGCTCCAGGAATTCCTCGATGGCCAGGAGGGTGGCCGCCCGGCACAGGGCCTCCAGCTCCGCGCCGCTCCGGCCATCCAGCTCCGCGGCCAGGCGGTCGAGGTGGACGTCCGCGGCCAGCGGCCGCGCCGCGTTGTGGATCGTCAGGATGGCCCGCCGGGCCTCGAGGTCCGGCGGCGGGAGCTCGATGGTGAGATCGAAGCGGCCGGGCCGGAGCAGTGCCGGATCCACGATGTCCAGCCGGTTGGTCGCGGCGAGGACCCAAACGCCGCGGAGCTCCTCGATGCCGTCCAGCTCCGTGAGGAGTTGGCTTACGATCCGCTCGGCGACGTGGGAATCGCCGCTGCCGGCGCCGCGATGGGGCGCCAGTGCGTCGATCTCGTCGAAGAAAACAATGCAAGGCGCCGCGTAGCGCGCCCGGCGGAA
Coding sequences within:
- a CDS encoding tetratricopeptide repeat protein: REYGAEPSAETRALIEAIRADRGVAAAAEDSGVPQPAAPRAAVTPVAAPDHAALPLRPPRRLHWSRLARSLAWTGRARTLAGAALALLLLASVAVWRYGSLGPRAGAPVTRVAVFPFSLRGSPELDYLREGVAELLSTSLDGAGQMVTVDARALLSLLSREKGVPGPDRARELAARLGAGSLVLGSIIEAGGRLELTASLYGRDGTVETVARAGTSREEGIFDVVDQLARGLVAGEYAGPRGRLTRLATLTTPSLPALKAYLAGESALRPGRFAQAAEAFQRAVAADTLFALGYYRLAVAAGWAADFALAQQAAERATRLAHRLSPRDRQLLTAYLAVRRGRSDEAENLYRDILRVYPDDVEAWYLLGETLFHYGRFRGRPAAQARPVFERALALDPEHGGSLAHLMDLAAMQGRFASYDSLLARSFSEGTPPVWRRAVRGFGLGDAQAREKLLAELRRTADQHVALSSRLVATQAHDLEGARQIARLLIEPTRAPQTRARGHFFLAQIELALGRWHAAWKQLDGAEELDHASALELRALYAALPFLPIPRREIERARDRLLHWNAAAVPPQPGSFYATHDGLHPVFRLYLLALLSLRLDDPTAAADFAAEIPRAAARGDSLHSSMLARSVQAQLAWRRGRPLQALAELSSSRPETWEENLGRSPFFSQAHERYLQAEILAELGRDQEALGGFESLAEHAVHELVYLPVAHLRRAEIHERNRQQQAAAQHYAHFLKLWEHCDPELLPLVTAARRRLAARGE
- a CDS encoding sigma 54-interacting transcriptional regulator, with the protein product MRSIWRLVKRFAGTDIPLLLEGETGTGKELFAKAIHQLSHRSSGPFAPLNCAGLPEALLESELFGYERGAFTGAAGTKPGLFEFADGGTVFLDEVGELPLQAQAKLLRAVETRSIVRLGSRQLRPKVLDFRVVSATNRNLEEAVRRGEFRRDLYHRLSGVVIELPALRERVGDVEHLARSFLARYREVYGKPRLELAPATLEAFQRSPWPGNVRELEHAVAAAAAATDAVIEPQHLGPQLRRRLARMGEDAAGPGPRVEIRVRYPCSLATPVDLKQIKAEIARDAEAQVVAAARRLHHDLTREELAQFLAVDAKTLRHMLRFLQRAPAAAPREAGVSA
- a CDS encoding AAA family ATPase yields the protein LQSLEVGMDDFLGAFREVEPSALREVFVELPDVGWDDVGGLEPVKHALRQAVVWPLQYRELFEQARLRAPRGILLHGPPGCGKTLVARALAKEAAINFISVKGPELVSMYVGESERGVREVFRRARYAAPCIVFFDEIDALAPHRGAGSGDSHVAERIVSQLLTELDGIEELRGVWVLAATNRLDIVDPALLRPGRFDLTIELPPPDLEARRAILTIHNAARPLAADVHLDRLAAELDGRSGAELEALCRAATLLAIEEFLERHGAAASYEAFRVHGRNFRQAVERLAQQQLLPPR